The Bifidobacterium sp. WK012_4_13 genome contains the following window.
AACTCTCTACGAGACAGAGCGTAGGCAGCGGGAATGGTGACGAGCAGATTCACCGCGGTGCCGACGATGCTGTAGAGGAGGGTATTGCGATAACCCATCCAGATTCGGGTATCCGTCAGAATCTTCGCATATCCGGTCAGACTCGTACCCTTTGGCCAGAAGGTCACGTCACCGATCGAAACTGCTGTTGGCGATGAGAACGATGCGATGATGATGAACCATAGCGGATAGATAATCGCGACGATCACAGCAATCACGATGATTGCAATGATCGAATCCACGATCCAATCAGAAACGGTCCTGTCCTGACGGCGATGGCGGTTCCACGCAATGATCTCACGCTTGTTGCTTGGATTGGCGACCGTCGTTGCCTGGGTAATCGGCTCATTGTTTTGCATTGAAGATGTCATTTTCGCTACCTTCCTAGAAGATGCTCGTATCGCTGGTGCGCTTGGCTATGAAGTTGGCCATGATCAGGAAGAAGAAGTTCACCAGAGAGTTGAATAGACCTATTGCAGTCGAATATGAGAACTGATTGTTCAACAGACCTATGCGGTAGGTATATGTTGAAATGACTTCAGAAGCGCCGATGTTCAAGGTGTTCTGCATCAGCCAGACCTTTTCGAATCCAACGCCGAGCACAGAACCCATGTTCAAGATCAACAGCACGCCAACGGTTGGCATGATCGTTGGAATATCAACGTAGCGGATAAGCTGAAGTCTGCCTGCACCATCGATGCGAGCAGCCTCATAGAGCGCGAGATCAACCGATGAAAGCGCGGCGAGATAGATGATGCAATTCCATCCCGCATGCTGCCAGACTTCAGAGATCCAGTAGATTGGAGTGAAGTCGTTCGGGTTGCCGAGAATGCTGGTGCGGCCAAGGAACCGGCCAAGCAGACCGGTTGACGGGGCGAGGAAGATCTGCAGGATCGAGACCATGACGACCGTGGAGATGAAGTGCGGCATGTAGGTGATGGTCTGTACGAAGCTCTTGACCTTTGGGCTGCCGATCTGGTTGATCAGCAGCGCAAGGATGATCGGGGCAATGAAGCCCATGACCAGCGTCCACATACTGATTCTGAAGGTGTTGGTGAGGATTTCAACGAACATTGGGTCACGGAAGAACTGTTCGAAGTACTGCATGCCCATCCATGTGCCGCCTGTCAGACCCTTCGTGAAGTCAAACTGACGGAATGCAAGCTGGACTCCGTACATCGGGACGTAGGCGAACAGCAGCACGAAGGCAATGGAAGGCAAGGTGAATGCCCAGAGCTGCCAATACAGATGGAAGTGCTCGACCAATCTTCTGTACATTGAAACGCGGTGCCGTGTCGGGGTCTTGGCCTGAGTCTTATTCTTTGCAGCGGGTTTGACGTTGCTCATGTTAGCATCCATGGATCCTCTCCTATCCTAGATTTGGTACACAAATGCGGACCATGGTGCTAATTGGCCCTCGTGCATGGTTTGACGTAGTTCATCAACATCTGAATTTGCAATGACAAGCCGCTCAGCTGCGAAATCGCCTCTGAGCAGACGAGCACTCTGGCTTGGAATCACGGCGTTATGCGATGAGACATTGATGATGCAGAGCAGAGTTCGATCTTCAAGCGAACGCGTGAAGGCATAGACCTGATCGTCGTCAATGTCCAACGGCGAGAAATCGCCGGCGGCTATCGCGTCATCGCCATGTCTGAGTTCGATAAGCCTGCGGTAGAAGTTGAAGACTGAATCCGGATCGGTTTTTTCAGCCTCCACATTGATATCGGAAGCATTTGGATTGACCGAAAGCCATGGCTTGGCTGATCCTTCCGGACTCGTGAATCCAGCGAAAGTGCTGCTGTCCCACTGCATCGGCGTACGAGCATTGTCTCTGCTGGCCTGCCCAAGCGACGCC
Protein-coding sequences here:
- a CDS encoding ABC transporter permease, with the protein product MYRRLVEHFHLYWQLWAFTLPSIAFVLLFAYVPMYGVQLAFRQFDFTKGLTGGTWMGMQYFEQFFRDPMFVEILTNTFRISMWTLVMGFIAPIILALLINQIGSPKVKSFVQTITYMPHFISTVVMVSILQIFLAPSTGLLGRFLGRTSILGNPNDFTPIYWISEVWQHAGWNCIIYLAALSSVDLALYEAARIDGAGRLQLIRYVDIPTIMPTVGVLLILNMGSVLGVGFEKVWLMQNTLNIGASEVISTYTYRIGLLNNQFSYSTAIGLFNSLVNFFFLIMANFIAKRTSDTSIF